The following coding sequences are from one Novosphingobium sp. Gsoil 351 window:
- the serB gene encoding phosphoserine phosphatase SerB — protein MLIARLLAETATLAGKLDAARSELLDHGWPVAMAETVISGEDAIELLLPEGEAGVVRSILGRHFAPCDLLVTDRPIAAPQLFVSDMDSTMIGQECIDELADYAGIKPQIAAITERAMQGELDFRSALRERVALLAGLDEGAIARCLAERIRPMPGAKTLVATLKGLGCDTVLVTGGFHAFADPVAEELGFDRVVGNRLAVASGKLTGYLDGPVSDSATKARTLAVEAERLGAGTVSLAMGDGANDVPMLQAATFGIAYHAKPKAREAADGWIERGDLTAVLELLGIAKEDWTRG, from the coding sequence GTGCTCATCGCCCGGCTGTTAGCAGAGACCGCCACGCTTGCGGGAAAACTCGATGCGGCGCGCAGCGAGTTGCTGGACCACGGCTGGCCGGTGGCGATGGCGGAGACTGTGATCAGCGGCGAGGACGCGATCGAGCTGCTCCTGCCCGAGGGTGAGGCCGGGGTGGTGCGGAGCATCCTCGGCCGCCACTTCGCCCCCTGCGACCTGTTGGTGACGGATCGTCCGATCGCGGCCCCGCAACTGTTCGTGAGCGACATGGATTCGACCATGATCGGTCAGGAATGCATCGACGAGCTGGCCGACTATGCCGGGATCAAGCCGCAGATCGCCGCGATCACCGAACGCGCGATGCAGGGCGAACTCGATTTTCGCTCCGCCTTGCGCGAGCGGGTCGCCCTGCTCGCCGGTCTGGACGAGGGCGCGATCGCGCGTTGCCTGGCCGAGCGCATCCGGCCGATGCCCGGCGCCAAGACGCTGGTCGCCACGCTGAAGGGGCTGGGATGTGACACCGTGCTGGTCACCGGCGGATTTCACGCCTTCGCCGATCCCGTGGCGGAAGAGCTGGGCTTCGACCGCGTCGTGGGCAATCGCCTGGCGGTCGCGTCGGGCAAACTGACCGGCTACCTCGACGGACCGGTCAGCGATAGCGCGACCAAGGCGCGCACTCTCGCCGTGGAAGCCGAGCGGCTGGGGGCAGGGACGGTGAGCCTGGCGATGGGCGATGGAGCCAACGACGTGCCCATGCTGCAAGCCGCGACGTTCGGCATCGCCTACCATGCCAAGCCAAAGGCCCGCGAAGCTGCCGACGGCTGGATAGAGCGCGGCGACCTCACCGCGGTGCTCGAGCTGCTGGGGATTGCGAAAGAGGACTGGACGCGAGGCTAG
- the miaA gene encoding tRNA (adenosine(37)-N6)-dimethylallyltransferase MiaA has product MSTAETSTDAPSRPPLALIAGPTASGKSDLAVELALAHEAKGGRAVVINADSAQVYRDLRVLSARPSPHDMRGIEHRLFGTWDGAQPCSAADWAAAAREEIANAHALGRLPILVGGTGLYLRTLLDGIAPVPAIDPEVRDAVRTMAQEQRYADLMVADPAAVARIAPADATRTARALEVLRSTGRTLADWQGETRGGIGAAIDLRAVILLPERAALYRRCDARFAAMMTGGAVEEVATLLARRLDPALPVMRAIGVREIAAMLSGELSREAAVAAAQQATRNYAKRQYTWLRHQPHSHWHRVEGENFTARAIIDRILQE; this is encoded by the coding sequence ATGAGCACTGCGGAAACCTCCACCGACGCCCCGTCCCGGCCGCCGCTGGCGCTCATCGCAGGGCCGACCGCGAGCGGCAAGAGCGATCTGGCGGTCGAACTGGCACTGGCGCACGAAGCCAAAGGCGGGCGGGCCGTAGTGATCAACGCGGACAGCGCGCAAGTCTATCGCGACTTGCGGGTGCTGAGTGCCCGCCCATCCCCCCACGACATGCGCGGCATCGAGCATCGCCTGTTCGGGACGTGGGATGGGGCACAGCCTTGCTCGGCAGCGGACTGGGCCGCGGCGGCGCGCGAAGAGATTGCCAATGCCCATGCCTTGGGCAGGCTGCCGATTCTGGTCGGCGGGACCGGGCTGTATCTACGCACCCTGCTCGACGGGATCGCACCTGTTCCGGCGATCGACCCGGAAGTGCGCGACGCAGTGCGCACGATGGCGCAGGAACAGCGCTATGCCGACCTCATGGTTGCCGACCCGGCCGCCGTCGCGCGGATCGCTCCGGCCGACGCGACCCGAACCGCGCGAGCGCTGGAAGTTCTCCGCTCGACCGGACGAACGCTAGCCGACTGGCAGGGCGAAACGCGCGGCGGGATCGGGGCCGCAATCGACTTGCGCGCGGTCATCCTGCTGCCCGAACGCGCCGCACTCTACCGGCGCTGCGACGCGCGGTTCGCCGCGATGATGACCGGCGGCGCGGTCGAGGAAGTGGCGACGCTGCTCGCGCGCAGGCTCGATCCGGCATTGCCGGTCATGCGCGCGATCGGCGTGCGCGAGATTGCAGCGATGCTTTCCGGCGAGCTTTCGCGCGAGGCTGCGGTGGCGGCCGCCCAGCAGGCGACGCGCAATTACGCCAAGCGGCAATACACCTGGCTGCGGCATCAGCCGCACTCACACTGGCATCGCGTTGAAGGAGAAAATTTCACTGCAAGGGCGATAATCGACCGTATATTACAAGAATAG